From the genome of Panthera uncia isolate 11264 chromosome B3 unlocalized genomic scaffold, Puncia_PCG_1.0 HiC_scaffold_2, whole genome shotgun sequence:
ATTGAAATCTCTTCAACactgtgcattaaaaaaaatttttttttaacgtttattcatttttgagagacagagagagacagagtgagagcagaggaggggcagggagaaagggggacacagaatctgaagcaggttccaggctctgagctgtcagcacagagcctgacactgaggaggggctcgaacccatgaaccgcaagatcatgaccggagttaaagtcggacgcttaaccaactgagtcacccaggcaccccaccaacgCTGTGCATTTTAACATAAGGAGTCTTTTATGGGAGGCATGGTGCAAAATCTATGGTATTTAGGGATTAAATCAAGTATCCTAAATTGCCCAGGGGAGCAAGACATAAGCTCTAGGAATAAGCTGCATTCCTGATGGAGAAATAGGCATTTCCTCTGGCTGGAGGAATGAGATGCTCTTTGATAGCTGCACATAGAAAACATGGTCTGTTAGAATAAAGAGAGAAGATTCTGTGAAAGTGCTATTTCTCTGTCAGACCATTTTGTTGGGGTTGGGGAAGGACCGTAATGAGCTATAAATCCCTGCATGTGGACTTTATGATAAATAAGCCAGTGATGTTTTGGTTCaagtaaatgttttttctttgtaaaatcatGGGTCTTGAGTCAATGTCAAGCTTGAATTTCACACATTTCAGGTATCCTAACAGAGACTCCAACCCATTCAACACTGAAACTCTCATTTCTTCAGAGATGTTTAACTAAGCTCCATAGAAGTCTGAACATAACTGTGACCCATAAATCTAACCAGTCTTTGGCTATGGcatctagaattttttaaattttgtttctctctcttttaagtgtTAGGTCCTAAGgtaattttatacaaatggatAGCAAACAAAGGTATGACGAATCTGAATAATTCATTCAGtatttgtatgtttgtatattaaaatcatgtaaattaaagcttatgtattttatatttacagttgATAAGTGAACTTTACTGGAACATACCTATTTTCTAGGTTTGGAATTTTATGACAAGCAACCCCTCCAGCCCTGGTAACttatttaaaagcttaaaatctTTTATTACAGTACTCTGTATTAAGCACTGAATGTTTCCTGAGGAACTCAGTGTACTTCCATGTGAGTCATCTGATTTAACTAAGAAATGTAGCTGAACCGCAGCGTCCCTTATTGGTCATAAACATTTgtatcagtgttttattttaagagctCCATTAATAACCTAAATAATAGTTTGGTTCATTGATAAagccaaacattttttaaagtagaggtATTTGGTGGGAGAGAAGTTGATACACtaacttttcaaaatttgttgTACAGGGTTAGCCGAACCATCCTTTGTTGCAAAACATGAAGATAGTTTGTTAAAGGATTTATTTCAAGACTACGAAAGATGGGTTCGTCCTGTGGAACACctgaatgacaaaataaaaataaagtttggcCTGGCAATATCTCAATTAGTGGATGTGGTAGGTGTGCATATCATTACATACTCAATTTCATACAGGCTTCCTGAGAGCATCACGGGTGCCTAGGCACTGTGTTGGGAGGCACGGATTACAAAGGAGAACGAGACATAGTCATTTTCCTAAAGGAACTCAGCAGGGAAGGATAATTATTACTCAATAGACATAGAAATACactttttatataatattgtatattagaAATCATTTACTTGGTAAtaggtcaatttaaaaaatttttcaaaaaatatttatgtatttttgagagagagctcacacaagcagggaggggcagagagagagggagacagagaatcccaagtaggctctgcactgtcattgcaaagcctgatgtggggctcaaacccacaaaccgtgagatcacaacctgagctggagttggatgctcaaccaactgaaccacccaggtgccccaagtaataagtttatttttaataagttgaaatatattaagcattttattttttttaattttttttaatgtttatttctgagagagagagacagagcatgagtgggggaggggcagagagagagagggagacacagagtcagcacagagcccgacgtggggctcgaactcacaaaccgtgagagatcatgacctgagctgaagttggtcactcaaccgactgagccacccaggtgccctgatattaaacattttatatggaagtttcttattaaatttgtttaaagatatgataaaaagtcaacattttaaagagaaaaagtccAAGAGTAGATTTGTAGATTTTTAGGACCAAACAGTATCTCAGATCATTGTTTCAATATCATACTTAAACTATATCAGAGATTTTTCAGTATGACATCCCCCAGGGAGTATCAGTTCCCTTGTAACTCGTTCTGACTGTCAAGAGATCCTTTCTATTTAAACTAAAAAGTTCATGCTAATTGTTAAATTCGTTCCTTCTTGTTCTGATCATGTCAGTCAATAGTTATTTCCCTGCTGAGTTCccaaaacagtgtgtgtgtgtgtgtgtgtgtgtgtgtgtgagagagagagagagagagagagagagagagagagagattgtacaATAACACTTATAGGCATGCctttattttctacataatttttgtagagaatttggaaagtgcaaataaatacaaataaggaaataaaaattgacTGCAATTCTACCACCCAAAGATGCCTAATGATAACATTCTGCTGTTTCTCTTGCCggttttttctttgtgtgtatgttttaaaattggaGTATTAATTTAGACGTAATGAAGAATCTTTTCCCTTcagtttcttttccaaaattgaaaaattttaattccagttagttaacatacagtgctagtTTCAGGAATGCAATATCTAGTGATCCAACACTTCTATGTATTAGTGCTCGTTTTCTCTCTTGTTGTTAAATGAAGAACGTTTCCCTATGTCATTACGTAAtcttcaaatataattttaatggctatatgatatcccatttataatttatttaaatattctcttgTTGGCAGAAGTTAATTCCCAGGATTTCCTATTATAAATGACAATGATGAAtatatttgtacacaaatgtctggttttctcctttctttaagAAAGGCAGTTAATGAATCAAaagatatacttttttatttatttttattttttaaagtaagctccatgcccaacatgaggcttggaGTCATCTGCTCTGACcaaggagccagccaggcaccccaaaggatatacattttaaaaagtctagtGTGTTGATGATGTCACCTTAATTGCCTCCAGAAAGATCCGTGAATATGGACTGTGTTGTGTCCTTCACCCTCTGCTGGGAGATTTTCAATATAAGTACAAATAGAGAAGTAGGAGGATGAGTGGGGCTCCCTCTCAAAGACCTGTCTTTCCAGTTGGGACTATCAGCAAGTAAGTGGAGTGACTATAGGACATTGCAGGACTCAATTGTGATACCACAAAAATCTGGGGATTCAGACTTCGATTATTTAGGTCACTAAAGAACACAGGCGGAGGCCCTCCAGCTGGCCTTGTCTGGAGTGTAGGATCGGACACGCGGAGAGGAGGGTAACAAGGAGCAGTATGATCGAGGCTGAGCAGTGAGAGGGAGCCTTTCTGTTCAGCTGTTCGGATCAGAAGGTCACTGTTGGAGGCCACTCCCTGGGATCATCTGATGGGCGGTGGAGGGGCCTGCACTGTGCTTTCTCTCCTGCCATTTTTGGACTGGAGAGTTTTACCTCTTGGAAGAAGTCACTTATCCTTCAAGGCCCAatttatgtgtctgactctttgtGAAATCTTTCCAGAGTTCCTAAGACAGTCTCCTCTGTTCACGTAGCCCTTTGCACTGCTGGCACCTGTGTGCCCTGGCACGGCACCCTCAGAGCAGGCTAAGCTTCATCCCTTGCTTCTGTCCCAGAGCCCAGAGTGGTTCCTGGCACATGGCAGTTGCTGAGTGAGTGGCAGATGTGACAGGCAACAGATGTGGTCACAGCAGTGCTTTAGGAAGGGCTGCAGGTCAGTTAAATACGTGGTTttgaggagtgagagagagaggagcttcGGAGGCTGGTTAGAAGGCCAGGCAGAAGCAAGAGCAGGTCGTGATCAATGAGCACCGAGGGAGGCATCAGATTTTGAAGCCTGAGTGGTTAGAAGAGAAGAGTGACGGATCTGGAAGATGGAATCAGTTGCTGTGGGGTAGGACAGGGAAGATGATGCTCTCCGCTGTGATGGCAGGTGATTGTGCCACATTCCTGAGGCCCTTGGAAAGTCAATGCTGGCTCTGTGGGCAGAGAGGAGCTGAGGGTGTCAGTGTGGAGACCCTGGCCCAGCTGAGCATCGAAAACATTGGACTGAGGAGTTTCAAAGTGAGCAGGGAATGCAGGCAAGTTGATCCCTGAGGAACATTCATAGAAGGTGGCGAAGGAAGGATGAGCCCAGAACAGAAGTCGGGGATGGGTTGCTTCCTGTGAGAAGAGCCCAGGACGTGTAAGGTCAGTGgcgatgagagagaaagaggacaagagcagagggagaggaggcgaGGGCCCTGGACATGGAGAGTATAGAAGCTTTATGTCCCTTTAACTGCGAAGCTCTTACCCCGCTGGCTTGTGGTCATGTTTGGGGGCTCCTCCTCAAAGTTCGCTCAGATTCCTGCCTTATTTCCTACATGTTcgaactctctctgtctctcaaatccCCACGCCGGCTTGCTTGTTGGATGCTAGTTTTATGGTCAGGTTAAAAAATCTATTCGGGGTTTAAAAAAACCCCTAAAACTTTTCTGCTCTACTTACGTGTGGGCACATCTCTGTGTTAATGTGCCTCGTCCTCTTGGGTGCAGTCCTGCGTTTGTCCTTCGTcctaggttttgttttggttttgttttttgcatccTGCATTGTGCTGAGCACATTATAGGTGCTTGGGAGATACCTGAGGTCACCTTAAGTTAGGCTGTATCCCCTAAGGTAGTGGCTAACCCTCACATCTGGGGCCAGTTGTGAACTTAAGTATTGTTCTTGTATCTGTGTTCCTGTTGAGGATACTAAGTATTGACTGGGTCCTACTCCATAGTGCAAAATTTATGTGTGTTCACATTTTTCTGGGGAAAGGGTGTATAATTTTCATTAGCTTCTCAAAGATGACCTATTGCCTTACAGCGTCACAGGTAATAAGTATACCGGAACTTTCCTAATTGTTAATGCCTCTGTTTAGAACTTTTGCCTACTAGGAATATTCTGATGCAGAGGTCAGCACTTTCTCTGGATGGTGTGTGCCTTTGGGATAGACAGTAGAGCTGGAGGCACAGAGTTTAAACTCAGGAGCTTTGAAGTCTAACATTGGTTCTACTACCAATTGGTGGAGTGATTTTAGGCGAGTTGCCTCATTGGGCTAGTTTCTTTTTGCAGAATGAATGATTTAAGTAGATGAGATCTATAGGTCCTTTTCAGCTCTAGTGTTTTACTCAAGGACAATTGCCCTTTGGAACCACAGTGTAAGAGTGATGGCCATGCTGTATTTCCTAGTAATTGTTCCCATGTAGGGACGTCACAGATGTCTTTATCTCAAGGGATGTGCTTCCTccgtcttccttctttctcctgggCCACTCATGTGTTTTGGAATGAGCCATCTAAacctctgtcctctgtccccgGCTATGGGGATTGCCTTATCCTTCTGTGGGTCTGTCCTGCCCACGGTGGAATTGTGTTTGGTCATCATGATGGTCTTGTACTGGTCCAATTGGCTCCATGATATTTCAGTAAAATGTAATGGGagagctatctttttttttttttttaatttttattttttaatgtttatttttgacagagagagagagagagagagtatgagtgggggaggggcagagagagaggggagacacagagtctgaagcaggctccaggctctgagctgtcagcacagagcccgatgcgggtctcgaacccacgaaacgtgagatcatgacctgagccgaagtcggacgcttcaccgactgagccccccaggcgtcctgAGCTATCTCTTTAATTAGGCCTTGAGAATTCAGTGAAAAACTGGTCTTAGCAAAGATACAATGGCAGAATGGTGTAAGTAGCAAATATCAAAGACCCCAGTTTTCTAGAAAAGCAGGCTGTGAAAGCTTATGAAGCTGCCACTCCGGACAGTGgccccagtattttttttctacatagcAGCTCCTCAGAGATTCAAATCCCTGCCTCAGCAGAGGAACATAACTGCAAGTTACAGTCCCGCAGGAAGGCACAGAAACAGTGTATCTCTCATTCTGATGTGCACACTCTTCCACATTTCAGCActtctgaaatcaagatgtgtaTTATAATTAATGGCAACTTAAAATTCATTGTCAGCCTTTTCCTTTCTTAGTGCCAAGTACATAAACTAATGTGCGCGCCTGTTTCTTAGATTGTATCTTAGATTTCAGGATGTAGAGTGGTGGAGTGTATGAATGTTAAATCTAATGCCAGCGGTGTACTGCAGGGCGGTTCAGCTGAAATTCAGAGCATCTGGAAAGGGATAATGTGAAATTAGGCTGGAAAAACGATCCTGCGTTTCCAGACAGCCGCACCAATGAACAGGATATAGGTACTATGTGGACAGGCATGTTTGTGTAAAACTGTGAAAATTCGTATTTGAAGAAGTATTGCTTCTGTCCTTGAGATAATCagccttatttaaatttttgtttcacagGATGAGAAAAATCAGTTAATGACAACGAATGTCTGGTTGAAACAGGTGTGTATGAAGCTCAGAAGGCACCTGACTGATCACGGGTGCTGTTGTGCCTGTAGGGTTTGCAGCACAGAGAAACACGAGCATGTGGTCTTGGTGGATCGGCAGGATgcagagggtggagggtgggtggcGTTCTCGTATTCGTTCAGGCGATACTGGAGTGGCTGCCGTCTGCCCGACGCCGTTCTGGGCACTGGGGAAACGGGCAACAAAATGGACAGAAGTCCCGGCTGGCAAGAACTCCATTCGAGTTGGGGAAGAGGAACGGGTAAGCTGTTACAGTGCCTCGGAAGTAGACAGGCTTGGAGAAGAACACGTTCGCTGTGGGTAGAGGTGAGCAGGGGTGTGTagatgaggtcagagaagcaGTGGCAAGCCAGCGGTGTAGGCAGCGTCTAGGCCTCTGTGAGGATTGTGGTGTTTACTTGGAGCTGGATGGGAATGGGCGATGAATGAGTTCTACGTACGTAGCCCCTTTTTAGAAAAGACTGCTTTTTCTTCGATGCCATCATAGCTTTGTCCTCAGCTGCTGTTATGTGCttccctttgctctttctttATCATCCCTAATTTTAGTACCTGCTACCAGTTCCCTGACTCTAACTCCTACGAGGCACGTATGCTTTTTTTGGTGTGCGAGTCCTAACTTGACGTGATCACAGAATTGTCACCATGTGGAGCGTGGACAAGGTGTTGAAACGTGGGCTATGTAATAAATCCAGTTCCCCTGGCGTGCACCAGTCCAGCCCATGACGATGCACCTGGAAAAGACAATGGAAAAGGTTTAAGGCCTTAAACCTGGACCTTAGATGCCCATGGCTGCGGCTCCTGGGTGTGGCCAGTTGGTGTGAGAGGAGGTGCTGAACAGAGCTGTGAACACACCCACGGCGCACACCTGTGTCTCAGGAGGACCGGGGCTGGAGTCACCACACGGGGGCAGGGCTATGCTTCTGTACTCTTAAGAAGGACTTGGAGGTGAATTTTCTCTGTGGCGAGTAGAGATGATTTTATGTCTAGGATTTCTGGACTTGGCATAAAGAGTAAAGTTTTTATGACTTATGACTATCAATTTCATCGAAACTGAGCCTGTTTTTGCTCTGCAGGAGTGGAGAGATGTAAAGTTAAGATGGCGCCCTGGCGACTATGGCGGAATAAAAGTTATACGCGTCCCTTCAGACTCTCTCTGGACCCCAGACATTGTTTTGTTTGATAAGTAGGtttttatttactgaatattacttgatgttttcaaaagaaaacgcTTATATATTAGCCACTagtaatttttcttccttctgaaaatTGTTTACGTATATAATCAAAAGACTTGATCTGTGTTCTGTTGTGAACCTCCAGATAGGTTCTTTGGGTCCTCTCCTGTTTTTGGtgtctttttcctgatcataAAAGTGTTCTTTGCTTTCCAAAATGTGTAAAACGTTTGGGAAGTCTAGAAAGGTGTaaaattgggggaggggtgtcacCTATAATCAGTCCCATTATTCATTCCAGCATTAGAGGCAGCCATTTGCACGAGCTCACACATAGAACTTACTCTGTGCATGGCCGCATGTGCGGTACCTTTCTGCTTTATTCATTTGATTCCCAACAGTACCTTTAAAATGGCACTtctgacagaggaggaaacaggtgaGGGCATTATAACCTTGTCCAAGGTCGCACCGTTTGCATGTGGCAGGGTGGGGTTCACACTAGGGCAGCCCGGCATCCCTATTTACCCTCCTATTTAATAGACTATATATTTGGCAGATTGCCTTCAAGATTTTGGGGGTGTTTCAAAACTAGTTGAAGTCATACTTTATGTTCAAATGTGCATCCTTCTAATTTTGCTCAAATTCTGTATTATGATTATGCCATGATGAGGAATGTTGAGTGAACTCATCTTAAAGGCACCCTACCTAGGTGTACTTTGAGGATGGTTTTTAACTTGGGGAAAGGATGATTCTGGGtgtgagtttcatttttttctaggacAACCCCAGGGTAAATCTTGGGAATTTGTGCTTATCCTAAAGCATCGTGTATTATTTGCAAGCAGGCATTTGGCATGAAGACAGAGCAAATGCTGTGTGAAAAATATTAGTCTCTAAACACCTTTTTCCTCCATGTTTCTCAATAggtaaagaggaaacaaaactatAAGGTAGCAGGATATAGCTTCCCAGAGCACCATTTTACTCTAGGTcttagtaaacattttttttttttaagtttatttatttattttgagagagcacacacatgtgagtggggcaggggcagagagagagggagagagagaatcccaagcaggctttgcactgtcagtgcagagcctgatgcagggcttgaacttgcgcattgggagatcctgacctgagctgaaatcaagagcccgacgcttaactgacttgagccattGAGGCGCCCCAGtctctgaaaaacatttttacataaacACGAGTGTATAAAACAGTAGTGTGCAAAAGTCACGTGAGTGTTAAgataaaaaacagtattttatagaAATCTTATGTTCCTACTAGACTTTTCCAGTATAGGAGCTCACATGGGGGCAGAACTCGAGAGGCACAGCTTAGAGCTAATGTTCCTTCCTGCCCCTGTAGTAACTGTCCAGTATTTGTGATGGAGGAGAAGAGCACTGTGTGGAGAGCCTAGAAATGTGGATTCAGGTTCTGGccaatattttattgtttcaataGCCTAATTATATTTTGTACGTAAAGGGAAATCTTTCAGCCTCTAAAATCTCAGGATTCTGTGAGATAGAGATCGACTGTCAGTCCTGGAGTAGATGTGGAAGGAGTTCAGTTCTAGTAAAGTCGGATATGTACATAAGATGTCCCTAAAACAGAGTCCCCTGCACATAGCAGGTATATCTCAAGCataatagtttaaaaagtatCTCACACCATGGTGTCGACTTTCTCTCATCTCAGGCTTGTGAAGGCCTGCGTTGTGTAGTCTCTGCATTGTCACGTGCATGTGTTTATTTCAGTGCAGATGGACGTTTTGAAGGGGCCAGCACGAAAGCGGTCATCAGGTATGATGGCACCGTCACCTGGACTCCACCGGCAAACTACAAAAGTTCTTGCACCATAGATGTCACGTTTTTCCCATTCGATCTCCAGAACTGCTCCATGAAATTTGGTTCTTGGACTTACGATGGATCACAGGTTGATCTAATTTTAGAGGACCAAGATGTGGACAAGAGAGATTTTTTTGACAATGGAGAATGGGAGATTGTGAGTGCAACgggaagcaaaggaaacagaacGGATGGCTCCTGCTGGTACCCTTATGTCACCTACTCATTTGTAATTAAGCGTCTGCCTCTCTTTTACACCTTGTTCCTTATTATACCCTGTATCGGGCTCTCGTTTTTAACCGTGCTTGTCTTCTATCTCCCCTCAAACGAAGGTGAGAAGCTCAGTCTCTGCACGTCAGTCCTGGTCTCTCTGACTGTCTTCCTTCTGGTTATCGAAGAGATCATACCCTCGTCTTCCAAAGTAATACCTCTGATTGGAGAGTATCTGGTGTTCACCATGATTTTTGTGACGCTGTCAATCATGGTGACTGTCTTCGCTATCAATATCCATCATCGTTCTTCCTCAACACACGATGCAATGGCACCTTGGGTCCGCAAGGTGTTTCTCCACAAGCTTCCCAAACTGCTGTGCATGAGGAGTCACGTAGACAGGTACTTCGCTcagaaagaggaaactgagggcgGTAGTAGACCAGAGTCTTCTAGAAACACATTGGAAGCTGCGCTTGATTCCATCCGCTACATTACAAGACACGTCATGAAGGAGAATGACGTCCGTGAGGTTTGTGACATGTTGTGTTTACCAATGCTCATCCGCTTCCATTCTGAGTTTGGGAGTAATCAGCGTGGCCCTTGAGACTCAGTGTAGGTTGAGGGCCAGAAATGCTGACACGTTGTTTGGTGGAAGATCTTTACCAAAATCTGTTTCAGTTAAAACATCTGCCAGTGGGCATCTATGCAGATCTCACCTCTCCATTCCCCTTAGCAACTTTGCCTTGTGCCGACTGTTGTTACTCTATTCTAAAGAGTAGTAATACTGCCATTTGTTTTTTTGACTctgacattattattttaattctatcttCTGTAACTTTGTTTCTGAATTCTGTTGTAATCTGTAGGCACAATGGGCATTATAATTTAtcaaaagctattttattttttcaaaaatgagcCTAATGTAGGCTCTATAAATTTCAGCCAAGGTATTTTTTCTAGaatatgtctttttcttgttcatttataAGAGAATGTCAGTGAACTTGAAAGCACTAAGATATTCTTGGATGTTATATATCATATGTCAAAGTGTTCACGTGAAAGTTAGAAATAGT
Proteins encoded in this window:
- the CHRNA5 gene encoding neuronal acetylcholine receptor subunit alpha-5 isoform X2, which produces MSAWGSSPAVLGLASRPLRLLLLFQLVAGRWGPAGAGGGAPGGLAEPSFVAKHEDSLLKDLFQDYERWVRPVEHLNDKIKIKFGLAISQLVDVDEKNQLMTTNVWLKQEWRDVKLRWRPGDYGGIKVIRVPSDSLWTPDIVLFDNADGRFEGASTKAVIRYDGTVTWTPPANYKSSCTIDVTFFPFDLQNCSMKFGSWTYDGSQVDLILEDQDVDKRDFFDNGEWEIVSATGSKGNRTDGSCWYPYVTYSFVIKRLPLFYTLFLIIPCIGLSFLTVLVFYLPSNEGEKLSLCTSVLVSLTVFLLVIEEIIPSSSKVIPLIGEYLVFTMIFVTLSIMVTVFAINIHHRSSSTHDAMAPWVRKVFLHKLPKLLCMRSHVDRYFAQKEETEGGSRPESSRNTLEAALDSIRYITRHVMKENDVREVVEDWKFIAQTALRIFYLHD
- the CHRNA5 gene encoding neuronal acetylcholine receptor subunit alpha-5 isoform X1; this translates as MSAWGSSPAVLGLASRPLRLLLLFQLVAGRWGPAGAGGGAPGGLAEPSFVAKHEDSLLKDLFQDYERWVRPVEHLNDKIKIKFGLAISQLVDVDEKNQLMTTNVWLKQEWRDVKLRWRPGDYGGIKVIRVPSDSLWTPDIVLFDNADGRFEGASTKAVIRYDGTVTWTPPANYKSSCTIDVTFFPFDLQNCSMKFGSWTYDGSQVDLILEDQDVDKRDFFDNGEWEIVSATGSKGNRTDGSCWYPYVTYSFVIKRLPLFYTLFLIIPCIGLSFLTVLVFYLPSNEGEKLSLCTSVLVSLTVFLLVIEEIIPSSSKVIPLIGEYLVFTMIFVTLSIMVTVFAINIHHRSSSTHDAMAPWVRKVFLHKLPKLLCMRSHVDRYFAQKEETEGGSRPESSRNTLEAALDSIRYITRHVMKENDVREVVEDWKFIAQVLDRMFLWTFLLVSVVGSLGLFVPVIYKWANIIVPVHIGDANK
- the CHRNA5 gene encoding neuronal acetylcholine receptor subunit alpha-5 isoform X3 — encoded protein: MTTNVWLKQEWRDVKLRWRPGDYGGIKVIRVPSDSLWTPDIVLFDNADGRFEGASTKAVIRYDGTVTWTPPANYKSSCTIDVTFFPFDLQNCSMKFGSWTYDGSQVDLILEDQDVDKRDFFDNGEWEIVSATGSKGNRTDGSCWYPYVTYSFVIKRLPLFYTLFLIIPCIGLSFLTVLVFYLPSNEGEKLSLCTSVLVSLTVFLLVIEEIIPSSSKVIPLIGEYLVFTMIFVTLSIMVTVFAINIHHRSSSTHDAMAPWVRKVFLHKLPKLLCMRSHVDRYFAQKEETEGGSRPESSRNTLEAALDSIRYITRHVMKENDVREVVEDWKFIAQVLDRMFLWTFLLVSVVGSLGLFVPVIYKWANIIVPVHIGDANK